One Anopheles marshallii chromosome 3, idAnoMarsDA_429_01, whole genome shotgun sequence genomic region harbors:
- the LOC128714874 gene encoding uncharacterized protein LOC128714874, giving the protein MPFAIVEACEEDGSKELCVVPEGWILDTRHKETILLWPKCVGPKMYKLLNDSESVGNTTWLKIDCVVKKINIVKPYVAHELISKMKGESTATENSASSRCQLSKSPSPLGEDFTDSHVENYTSNIRNKKASPAPATTLTRREISTTSQTSEQTLLNFVQKLEAKLAGLEDFIRRLVDKLLRIETIAQVLLHRYGIKCVASTPMVTDVNFEQITNLESMEALNENLLNVGFQEQIYHWLASNITESQSENRMTEAMDLLFDKKFMTKCSWTGVGRGAEKIPMMRMVNITKLFRRIGTNNGVIVNQRMVMLFFMKKLRNAVRRSEMKHLRRSTTHHFKSNKVKNEN; this is encoded by the exons ATGCCATTTGCGATTGTAGAAGCCTGTGAAGAAGATGGAAGCAAAGAACTATGTGTAGTTCCTGAGGGATGGATTTTGGATACCCGTCATAAGGAAACGATCCTCCTGTGGCCCAAGTGCGTCGGACCAAAAATGTACAAACTGCTAAACGATAGCGAGAGTGTCGGCAACACAACATGGCTGAAAATAGATTGTGTTGTTAAAAAGATCAACATTGTTAAACCTTATGTTGCGCACGAACTTATATCGAAAATGAAAGGAGAATCCACCGCAACCGAGAACAGCGCAAGTTCACGGTGTCAACTATCTAAATCACCCAGTCCTCTAGGTGAAGATTTTACTGATTCACATGTTGAAAATTACACCAGCAACATAAGGAATAAAAAAG CATCGCCAGCACCTGCAACTACGCTTACAAGGAGAGAAATTAGCACAACATCACAAACATCCGAGCAAACTTTGTTGAACTTTGTTCAAAAGCTTGAAGCCAAATTGGCTGGATTGGAAGATTTTATTCGCAGATTGGTTGATAAGCTTCTACGCATCGAAACTATTGCGCAAGTTTTACTGCACAGATATGGTATCAAATGCGTTGCATCAACCCCAATGGTTACCGATGTAAATTTCGAGCAAATTACTAACTTGGAGAGCATGGAAGCTCTCAACGAAAACCTACTCAACGTTGGGTTCCAGGAGCAGATTTACCACTGGCTGGCAAGCAACATTACGGAGTCGCAGAGTGAAAACCGTATGACGGAGGCAATGGATTTGCTGTTTGACAAAAAATTTATGACAAAGTGCAGCTGGACGGGTGTCGGTAGAGGTGCTGAAAAGATCCCGATGATGAGAATGGTCAACATCACAAAACTGTTTCGACGCATCGGCACAAACAATGGGGTGATCGTAAATCAACGGATGGTGATGctatttttcatgaaaaagCTGAGAAACGCTGTTAGGagaagtgaaatgaaacatttacgCAGGAGTACTACACACCATTTCAAGTCCAATAAAGTGAAGAATGAGAACTAG
- the LOC128715134 gene encoding uncharacterized protein LOC128715134: protein MKATVIKLLLVMVAFGTCRMAPFKGTRTYNLETDADRYGRYERVLLGIKTSEGLRLEPSLLEEIRQVLLDEERQQASGQEATPVNVHLYKPLQSRHIAQLLYRARHNTSPPTYRRTR, encoded by the exons ATGAAAGCGACAGTGATC aagctgctgctggttaTGGTTGCCTTCGGCACGTGCCGGATGGCTCCGTTCAAGGGTACGCGCACTTACAACCTCGAAACGGACGCAGATCGGTACGGACGCTACGAGCGAGTCTTGCTCGGTATCAAAACATCCGAAGGACTGCGACTGGAACCGAGCCTGCTGGAGGAGATACGGCAGGTGCTGCTGGATGAGGAACGGCAGCAAGCATCCGGTCAGGAAGCCACGCCAGTCAACGTGCATCTCTACAAACCACTTCAATCGCGCCATATCGCTCAATTGCTTTACCGGGCGCGACACAACACATCGCCGCCGACATACCGGCGGACTCGATAG